AAAAGGCATAGAAGATTATGAAGGAGATAAAACATACAACGTAAAGACATTGGCTACAACATTAGGAATTAAAAATGCATGGAAAATATCAAGAATTGTTTTAATTAGTATGCTGATAATTTCACCTTTACCTCTTTTATTAGGTTTTAATGTATTCTATATTATAATATTAATTCCATTTTTCTATTTTACTTTAAGAGCCATACTAAGCGAAACAACAAGCAAAGGAGGAGGATACGCTAGAGGATTCTTAAAAGTATCTGCTTTTTTAGGCATGATAGCGTTTATAATAGGAAGTTTACCAATTTACATCCTTGTCTAAAACTTTTCTTAAACCACTTTTAATCCCAACAATCCTTAAATGCAAATTGCCTTTTTTAGGTATATTAAAAGAATATTCTATTTTATCTCCAACCTTAATATTATTAAACGTTTTGAAATTTACAGTTATTCCATTTAACATTGCATTAACGATTAATTTATCTAACTCTATCTCACTTATGTTTTCTAAAGAAATTATAACTTCGTTACTATTCGTTTTAGCCTCAACATTTACATCAATTTTAGGTGAAATACTTCTTACAGAATAATGAAGATAAACAAAAGCAGGATTCTTTTGGGAAGAATCATGAAATATACTCACGTTTCCTTCTGCTTCTATCTCATCACTGTCTTGACTATCACCTATTTCGTTTATTACCCCTTCACTATTCATTATTTTTAACTTTGACTTGTTAGGATTTCTTACTATTATATAATTTTTCTTTTGTATGCAGTTAAAATCTATTTTTTCTAAGGGCTTAATTAAAAGTATACCGCTTTCTAGATTATATTCAGTATTAATTTCTGGTGCATCATACATTAGCACTGAATTTACTACTTGAACTGATATTCCTTCTATTGATGCATGACTAACAATAAACTCGTTCTTTCCTGCTATAACTAAAGGGGTTATATCAAATAGATGTAGATTTATAAAATTATTTCCATAACGAATACTATAATTTGGCTTGAATTCTTTCGTTAAAGAAAAATTGTTTAACCATAGGCGCCATTTTATAGAATTATCTTTACTTTCTGTTATCAAAAGAATATATGCTCTCATTGGCTTCTTTTCAGCATAGAAAGGATATTTTAGTTCTCTATTTTCTGCATTAAGTCTAGTAGATTTTAACATTGAGGAATATTCAATAGTTCCTTGAATACTGCCCTCGTCAAATATAGCTAGCTTACCATTAGGCATGAATATATAATTATGTATTAAGAAAATAAAATGAATGCTGACGAATGTACTTAATGTTATAAGAAAATCTGATGTAGTGCTAGAAGTAATAGACTCAAGAGAACCAGATTTAACTAGATCACATAAAATAGAAAATTACATAGAAAAATTAAACAAAGGATTAATTTTAGTGATAAATAAAGGAGATTTAGTTCCAAGAGATGTAATAGAAAAATGGACAAATTATTTCAGGAAAGAAGGATTAGCTGCAGTATATATTTCAGCAACAAATCACATGGGAACTAGAATACTAAGGCATTACATTAGAGAAAAACTAAAGGGAAACGAAGGAGTTGTATGCTTTATAGGATATCCAAAAACTGGAAAATCCTCTATTATAAACGCTTTAAAAGGAAAACATTCAGCTTCTACATCCGCACACCCAATGTCTTATGGGTATACAAAAACAGTACAAAAATTCAGAATAGATAGCAAAATTTATGCATGGGACACGCCAGGAATAATACCCCCAGATGGAAGCCAGCTGGAAAGAATAATTAGAGGTTATCCAGT
This genomic window from Acidianus manzaensis contains:
- a CDS encoding GTPase; amino-acid sequence: MLTNVLNVIRKSDVVLEVIDSREPDLTRSHKIENYIEKLNKGLILVINKGDLVPRDVIEKWTNYFRKEGLAAVYISATNHMGTRILRHYIREKLKGNEGVVCFIGYPKTGKSSIINALKGKHSASTSAHPMSYGYTKTVQKFRIDSKIYAWDTPGIIPPDGSQLERIIRGYPVEKLEDPVKAALLLISRILQFDKNSLISAYKTDFTDGLDLLKKIAIKRGWFYKKDKEPIIEEAARQLIRDYHEGKITYFTLPPLDNNNENKVSNI